The sequence TGATGCCTCTACGACCGATGAGGTGAGAAACGCTTTTTTACAGCATCAGGATGAAACCCGTAATCAGGTTGCAAGACTGGAACAAGTGTTCAGCAGCATCGGAATTGATGTTGAAGAAGGCTCCTGTGATGCAATCGATGGCCTGGTTGATGATGCCCAACGGGTTGTATCAAATACGGATTCAGGTTCATTAACGCGTGATGCCGGGCTGATCATTGCCGGGCAGAAAATAGAGCACCACGAAATTGCGTCGTATGGCTCGGTTGTCACATTGGCACAGGTACTCGGCTATACTGAAGCCGCCCGACTCCTTCAGCAAACGCTGGACGAAGAGAAAAATGCCGATAAAAAGTTAACGGTACTGGCCGAGTCGTTTGTGAACAGCCGGGCCGCGTCGGAGCGTGATGACGATAATGACACTTATCGGAACGATACGGACCGTGACGAATTTGATCGCCAGAGTGTAGTCAAACCGGATGGTACCCGCTATAGTGACAGTTCCGTTGGTGGTTCGACTGAATCCGGGTACACCTCTCGCAATGAGGGCAGCGCCTTTGGCCTTTAGTCTGATCGCAACTAAGTAGCTATACTGTCCAGGCTACTACATTGTCAACAGAAACGGGCGACATTGTCAACAGAAACGGGCGACGTCAAAATTTGACGTCGCCCGTTTCTGTTGACAAAACCTGTTTTGCCAATTTTTCTCAATAATCAGGATCCCTCAATTCGAGTAGTCCGACTCCTCCGGATTGTCTTCAGTGCCATCGTTATTGCCAAGCGAATCACTATTGCCATAGTTTGACCGGTCGGGCTCCATGTTAGGGCTACCGGAAACGGCACCAGTGCCATCATTGCCCGTAATCGCTTCCTCTTCATCAGTGGGCGTTGTTGGGGCAGAGAAGGCATCGCCCGACAAATCGGTTGGGTCATATTCTTCGGTCAGCATTTTTCCCTCATCGGGCGTTTGAATGGGTCCGCCCGTATCTGGCCTGAACGTTTGTCCCTGCTCATTCAGCATCGCATCCTGATTCGTGTTTTCCATATGATCGTTGGTATTTCGGATTGGATAAACAGTTTTCGGTTAGTTCTAAAAATTCAGCCTATTTCCATAAGCTGCCTAGAATAACCGAAAATCAAAAACCATTATCCTCTTGTAAATACTTCCCAGAGCCGATTGTTCAGTTTTCGAGCGTACGTCTTAACATCTTTGTGCGATGCATGAATCGTAAATGATGCAAACTGATTGGCCGATGATTGGAGTGGTTCAATCCGAATTGTGCGACCTGTTGTCCAGCGCCCTGCCAATCGACGTACGGAGCCGGTTAACCGAAGACCGGCATCGATCAGATCGACCTGGCATATTTCGGGATACTGAGCAACCGCTAATTCCTGTGAAAAACGTTGTAGCTGGCTGGCATCAAACCACGTTAACGTGGGAATTTGCAGGTGCTTTGTTTTTCGATCGTTACGCAGAAGGAAGCGTAATGACAGGAACGATTTTCCGGAGGCCGGCCCAGCAAGTACCTGTAAGTCGAGGACTTCCAGTGGCTCCGTCTCAGATGCGGTGGCAAGTTCAATGTTCATAGGGAGTGATGAAAAAGTGTGAGCAGTAAACGGGACAAAGGTAGGAGATGTTTTGTTTCGTCTACACATAGATCATCTTTCGGGTTATGCCACCGTCCACTATGAAGTTCTGACCGGTAATAAAGTTATTTTCCGGCGCAATCAGAAACAGAATCATCCGGGCAATGTCGTCGGCCTGACCCACGCGGCCAGCCGGGTGCTGATCGTGGTCTTCGGGGCGAAGATCGTCAGGTTTTGCCTTTGCTTTTTTTCGCAGCGCCGACACGTCAATCCATCCGGGACTAATCGCATTGACGCGTATATCAGGCCCCAGACTAACGGCCATAGAATGGGTCAGCGCCAGAAGCCCACCTTTACTGGCTGTATACGGAAACGTGTCTGGCTCTGACTGAAACGCCCGTGTCGAACACATATTGATGATACTGCCTTTTTGCAAAGCCAGGTATTGCGCCGTGTGTTTCGCACAAAGAAATGCTCCGGTCAGGTTCGTGCCGATAACCCGGTTCCATTCATCGAGGGTTAATTTGTCGAGCGATTTTTCGATCATGATGGCTGCGTTGTTTATCAGCGCATCGATCTGGCCGAAATGAGAAAAGGTCTGTTCAGCGGCCTTCCGAACGTTCACCTCACTGGACACATCGCAGGAAACGAACAGGATCTGCGCCGATGAGGCTTTGAAGGCTTCCCGAAGTTCTGCCAGCGCATCGGTGTCGGTCTCCCAAATGGCTACACGGTATCCATGAGTGAGTAAATACTGGGTGGCAACCCGGCCGATACCCTGGCCTCCGCCTGTAATGATAGCTGTTTTCATAGAAGTTGGATAAACCCTAGAAACGTTCAAACGGTACAGATTGGTAACACAATTAGATAATGTTGGGTTAACTAAACCGTATCCTTATCGAACGGGATACTTATTTTTCCATGCTTCAAATTGCTTTTTCGCCGGTCTATCGGCTCCGATTGCCTGAAGGCCACCGCTTTCCGATGCTTAAGTATGAATTGATTCATGAACAGTTACTTTATGAAGGAACATGTACTGACGATAATTTTTTTGCCCCTATGCCCGTTGACGACCACTGGGTGCTGGGCGTCCATACGGCCGATTACGTACGAGCATTGAAAACCCTCACGGTGGCTCCGGCTATGGTGCGTCGAATTGGTTTTCCACTGACCCACGAACTCATTAAACGGGAATGGATTATTACGCAGGGAACCATCGATTGTACTCATATTGCCTTTCGCGACGGAGTCGCTATGAATGTTGCGGGCGGTACACATCATGCGTTTCCTGATCGGGGAGAGGGTTTTTGTCTGCTTAACGATGTTGGCGTGGCTGCACACTATCTGCTGGAGACAAATCTGGCAAGAAAGATTCTGGTCATCGATCTAGATGTCCATCAGGGCAATGGTACAGCGGTAATGTTTCAGCAGGAACCGCGTGTATTCACCTTCAGTATGCACGGGAAAGATAATTATCCACTCAAAAAAGAGCGGTCGGATCTAGATGTTGAATTGTCGACGGGTATTGCTGATGGAGCGTATCTGAATAGACTCTACGATCTCTTGCCGGATCTGATCCGACGCGAAAAGCCTGATTTCCTGTTTTATATATCGGGCGTAGATATTCTGGCGTCAGATCGATTGGGTAAGCTGGGTGTCAGCCGGGAGGGTTGTAAAGCGCGCGATACATTTGTCTTTGAACAGGCGATTCATTTTGGGCTACCAATTGCCGTTTCAATGGGTGGAGGTTATTCGCCCCGTCTGACCGACATCGTTGAAGCGCACTGCAATACGTTTCGGATAGCTGCCGATCTGTTTTTCTGACCTTCCTGCAATTTCATGCCGTCAAATAAGTGCTAAAAAGTAACGCAATCAACGTTCCTCAAGCGCCCTTTCCTATACTGTTATTATAAGCTTATAGAAGTTACTTATTTATTAATACACCAATTATCGGATGATAAGGAAGCCGATTTTATCCTCCCTACATTCGCCAACAGCCGAAATTTTACTGTTCAAACAAAACCGTAATCGTCTCGCTCTGTAATTCGAAATGATAGTTTAGAGCTACATGTTCGTCTCGAATTAAGAAGTATAGTAAATCTATAAGTAAACTAAAAAATAATACAATTGGATAATTAAATAGAATAATATGATTGATTTGTGTATTTAATCCCTTTCTTTGCGAATCAATAGACTGCTAATCAGACGCGCCTGGCAAAAGTGAACGCCTTAATGATGTAGACATTTGATAAGCTGACCAATATGAAGGTAAGACTCCTGATAGCTGACTCCAGACGGGCAGCCAAGGCTGGAACCAACCTTAGGAAAGCTACCTATGGAGCCCATCTTAAATCTTAGACCGTTTGCCACTGAGATGCCTATTTTAAAAGGATTTCCCTAGTTCATTACCGTAACCCAATTCACTGCATATGATGAATCCCTACTTTTCACCTCCTGTCAAACTGCTTGTTGCTGTTTTGTTTGTTTTGAGTTCATTACACCCAGGCTGGTCTCAACCAAACCTGCAAGCCAATAGTAATCGTCAATCGGCTGACTTTCTACAGGTTCGTGCTTACGAGATTGAAAATCGAACGATTACCGGTACTGTAAAAAATGAGACAAACGAGATGTTGCCCGGTGTGAGCGTCATTCTGAAAGGCACCAGCCGGGGCACGACAACGGACGCCAAAGGAACCTACAGCCTGACCATTCCAGACGAGACCCAAGCCAATGTTACCTTGATTTTCTCGTTCGTCGGTTACCAGAATCAGGAAGTACAGGTCGGGAATCGAACTAGTGTTGACGTGCAACTGGCTCCCGATCAAAAAACGCTCAATGAGGTCGTCGTGGTTGGTTATGGCGTCCAGAAAAAATCGGATCTAACGGGGGCCGTTGGCACTGTAAAAGCAGAGGTCTTACAGGAAAGACCAGCGGCTTCGCTTAATCAGGGGCTGGCTGGCCGGATTACGGGGGTCAACGTATCGGTCAATTCGGGACGTCCGGGCGGTCGTTCAAACATACGTATCCGCGGCAACACGTCCGTAAGTGTCGCCAATAATCCACTTTATGTAATTGACGGGGTTATTCTGAACGCTACCGGATTGGCGAATGGCAGCACGCCTATAGACTACCTCAATCCGAATGATATTGCTTCGGTTGAGGTGTTGAAAGACGCTTCAGCGACGGCTATTTACGGGGCCAGGGGCGCAAACGGCGTTATTTTGGTAACCACGAAACGGGGCAGTCAGAATGGAGGACGGATCACCTATGATACCGATTTTAGTACTGGCGTACTTCCTCGTAAGATCCCTTTGCTGAATGCCAAAGAGTTTCTGCAGGTAGAAGATAGTGCGTATCAGAATGCCCAGAAATTCGACCCGGTTGGCTGGGCCGGGGGAAAGTATAAAGACCCCAAACTGAAACGAACCAATCCATTACTGTTTGATGCGAATGGAACTCCGCTCTATGATACCGACTGGCAGGATGAATCCTTTCAGAAAGCATTCACCCAAAACCACCAATTGTCGTTTGCCGGGGGCAATGGCAAAGATAGTTACGGCATCTATCTGGGGTATCGGAACGAAAACGGCCTTGTTCGGGAGTCTTATCTAAAGCGATATGCCGGTCGGTTTGTGTTCGATAGCCAGCTTAAAGACTGGATAAAAGTAGGGGGTTCACTAAGTTATAACGATCAAAATGAAAATCAGGTCGATCCACTGGGTAGTGGTGGCATTATTGTCATGCGACAGGTACTGGAAGCGCTACCCATTATTCCGGTCAAGTATCCAGATGGGCGCTGGGGCGGCAATGAAGATTACCCGGGTATGGAAGGGGGCGGCAATCCGATCAATATTCTGAAAGATCGGTTTTATTACCTGAAAACCCAGTCGATGCTGGGGGATGTGTACGCCAATCTTAAACTGACCAAAGACCTCGAATTACGAACCACGCTCGGTATCAACATTATCAATCAGGAGACCGATGAGTACAATGGACGTACGCTGAACTATATATCCCGTAATCAGCTTGGTACGGCCAGTGTCACCAATGAACGCCATAATTCATGGCAGTTTGAAAACTATCTGACGTATACTAAACGGATTGCCAACCAGCATGCCCTCACCGGGTTGTTAGGAATAGCCTGGCAACATGTTGATCGGTTTACCAGTCGAGCGGCTACCCAGAACTTCCAGGACGATTATTTCCGGTTCTATAATTTAGGCGCCGGTTCAGTGCCGCAAGCGCCCAGTTCCAGTGCGGTTGGGTATGGCTTAAACTCGTATTTCGGTCGTCTGAATTATGGGTTTAAAGACAAGTACCTAGTCACCTTCACGGGGCGTATCGATGGTTCCTCGAAATTCGGTACGGCCAATCAGTATGCCTTTTTTCCGTCTGCTGCGTTGGCCTGGCGGGTCATGGAGGAGGGGTTTATGAAAAACGTTCGGGCCGTTTCTAATCTGAAACTACGGGCCAGCTATGGGGTTACAGGGAACTCCGAAATCACCGCTTATCAGGCGCTGGCTGGATTGGGTAATTACGCCGTGATTTTTGGGGGAGCCCGGACAGTTGGCATCGGAGTCGGGCGACTGGCCAATCCGGACTTGCGCTGGGAAAAGACACAACAGGTGGATGCGGGGATCGAACTGGGTCTGTTTCAGAACCGATTATCGCTTGAACTGGATTTCTACCGGAAACTGACCAGCGATATGCTCCTTAATGCACCGGTTCCGTATAGTAGTGGCTATGAAACGGTTACTCGCAATGTGGGTAGTATGGAAAACCGGGGCATTGAGTTTGCCGTGAATAGTGTCAACGTCAAGACCAGGGATTTTTCCTGGAATACGACCTTTAACATTTCCGTCAATAAAAATAAAGTGGTCAAGCTGACAGGCGGTTCCGACATTTTTATCGGCTCGACCGTTGTTCGTGAAAATGAGCCGGTCGGTTCGTACTTTGGGTTTGTTCGTCCGGGGTCTGGCACCTGGGGGACTGCTGAAGAGTCTGAAGCGGCTAACTACTTAAAGAGGCCAGGGGATGTCAAGTATCAGGATACAAACGGGGATGGGGTGATCAACAACAATGATCGAGTTATTATTGGCAAAGGGATTCCCGATGGCTTTGGTACTTTACTGAACAGCTTCAAATATAAAAACGTTGAGCTCACCGTTGACCTGCAATTTATGTATGGGAACGATGTGCTTTTTAGAAGCCAGCACTCAGCTGAAGATCGGCAGGGAATTGCCAATAGCTTCAAAACGGTCTTAAACGCCTGGACACCTGACCATCAAAATACACCGATTGCTCAGTTAAGACCTGTGTCGGCTGGCTACGATACCAATGAGGATACTCACCGCGTATATGATGCATCGTTTATAAGGGGACGGAACCTGTTATTAGCCTATACCTTCTCTCCGTCGATCACGGAAAAAATACGGATGAGCCGATTGCGGGTGTATGCTTCCGTACAGAATTTTTTCCTGAAAACTGCTGAGTATAAGGGCTATGACCCGGAAGTGTCAACGACTGGAAGTGCCTTTGATCAGGGAGTCGTTACGTATGACTATCCCAAACCCCGAGTCTTTATGGTTGGTCTCAATATTGGCCTGTAAACTAAAACCTTCACTATGACTTCAATACGAATGAAAACCGCCACCAGGTGGCTATTTTTTGCCAGCTTATTTCTGGTAGGATCTGCTTGCTCCGATTTTCTGGCAGAAAGCGATAAAAGTAATTTTACCACCGATAATTATTTCACCAAACCTGAGCACGCTACCAGTGCGATCAATTCCATTTATGACAATTTAAAAACCACGACCGGTGGTGGATTTGGCGGGGCACCCTGGATGATGCTGGAATTCGCAACGGGTTTGGCCAATACAGAATTAGGGCAGGCCGTGAATAGTCTGTACGTTCGGAATCTGACCAATACATCGGATAATGAGTATAGCCGGGTCTATTGGGTCAGTTGCTACAAGGGGATTGCCAACGCAAACCTGGCGATTGCCAGGATTCCCGGGATTGCCATGGATGAAGTGGCCAAGAAGAAAGCATTGGGCGAAGCCCGTTTTCTGCGAGCTTACTACTATTATACCCTGGTTCGACTATTTGGAAAAGTACCGCTGATTCTGGAGCCAATCGATTTAAATTCGCCGACCCTCTACCCCGGCCAGTCTGATGAAGAGAGCATTTATAAGCAAATTGTTGATGACTTATCGGTGGCCGAATCATCCGGATTACCCTTCCTGGACGCATCCGGACGAGTATCGAGCGGGGCTGCCAAATCCCTGTTAGCAAGTGTCTACCTGACCATGGCCGGCTATCCCCTGCAAAAAGGAGCCGACTACCATAAAAAAGCAGCGGATAAGGCCAGTGAGGTGATCTCGTCGAATCAGTACAGTTTATTTACAACGTATGACGATTTACATAATCCCGCCAAAAAGAATCTTGGGGAGAATATTTTTATGGTGCAGTTTACGGCCAATATTCAACCCTCTGGCTGGCAGACCTCCATCATTCCCTATAACCAG comes from Spirosoma aureum and encodes:
- a CDS encoding SusC/RagA family TonB-linked outer membrane protein — protein: MMNPYFSPPVKLLVAVLFVLSSLHPGWSQPNLQANSNRQSADFLQVRAYEIENRTITGTVKNETNEMLPGVSVILKGTSRGTTTDAKGTYSLTIPDETQANVTLIFSFVGYQNQEVQVGNRTSVDVQLAPDQKTLNEVVVVGYGVQKKSDLTGAVGTVKAEVLQERPAASLNQGLAGRITGVNVSVNSGRPGGRSNIRIRGNTSVSVANNPLYVIDGVILNATGLANGSTPIDYLNPNDIASVEVLKDASATAIYGARGANGVILVTTKRGSQNGGRITYDTDFSTGVLPRKIPLLNAKEFLQVEDSAYQNAQKFDPVGWAGGKYKDPKLKRTNPLLFDANGTPLYDTDWQDESFQKAFTQNHQLSFAGGNGKDSYGIYLGYRNENGLVRESYLKRYAGRFVFDSQLKDWIKVGGSLSYNDQNENQVDPLGSGGIIVMRQVLEALPIIPVKYPDGRWGGNEDYPGMEGGGNPINILKDRFYYLKTQSMLGDVYANLKLTKDLELRTTLGINIINQETDEYNGRTLNYISRNQLGTASVTNERHNSWQFENYLTYTKRIANQHALTGLLGIAWQHVDRFTSRAATQNFQDDYFRFYNLGAGSVPQAPSSSAVGYGLNSYFGRLNYGFKDKYLVTFTGRIDGSSKFGTANQYAFFPSAALAWRVMEEGFMKNVRAVSNLKLRASYGVTGNSEITAYQALAGLGNYAVIFGGARTVGIGVGRLANPDLRWEKTQQVDAGIELGLFQNRLSLELDFYRKLTSDMLLNAPVPYSSGYETVTRNVGSMENRGIEFAVNSVNVKTRDFSWNTTFNISVNKNKVVKLTGGSDIFIGSTVVRENEPVGSYFGFVRPGSGTWGTAEESEAANYLKRPGDVKYQDTNGDGVINNNDRVIIGKGIPDGFGTLLNSFKYKNVELTVDLQFMYGNDVLFRSQHSAEDRQGIANSFKTVLNAWTPDHQNTPIAQLRPVSAGYDTNEDTHRVYDASFIRGRNLLLAYTFSPSITEKIRMSRLRVYASVQNFFLKTAEYKGYDPEVSTTGSAFDQGVVTYDYPKPRVFMVGLNIGL
- a CDS encoding histone deacetylase family protein, which codes for MLQIAFSPVYRLRLPEGHRFPMLKYELIHEQLLYEGTCTDDNFFAPMPVDDHWVLGVHTADYVRALKTLTVAPAMVRRIGFPLTHELIKREWIITQGTIDCTHIAFRDGVAMNVAGGTHHAFPDRGEGFCLLNDVGVAAHYLLETNLARKILVIDLDVHQGNGTAVMFQQEPRVFTFSMHGKDNYPLKKERSDLDVELSTGIADGAYLNRLYDLLPDLIRREKPDFLFYISGVDILASDRLGKLGVSREGCKARDTFVFEQAIHFGLPIAVSMGGGYSPRLTDIVEAHCNTFRIAADLFF
- a CDS encoding YciE/YciF ferroxidase family protein is translated as MATFGERIANFFGGNDLETQEGLRGLFATELKDIYYAEKQAVDALGEQADASTTDEVRNAFLQHQDETRNQVARLEQVFSSIGIDVEEGSCDAIDGLVDDAQRVVSNTDSGSLTRDAGLIIAGQKIEHHEIASYGSVVTLAQVLGYTEAARLLQQTLDEEKNADKKLTVLAESFVNSRAASERDDDNDTYRNDTDRDEFDRQSVVKPDGTRYSDSSVGGSTESGYTSRNEGSAFGL
- a CDS encoding SDR family oxidoreductase; its protein translation is MKTAIITGGGQGIGRVATQYLLTHGYRVAIWETDTDALAELREAFKASSAQILFVSCDVSSEVNVRKAAEQTFSHFGQIDALINNAAIMIEKSLDKLTLDEWNRVIGTNLTGAFLCAKHTAQYLALQKGSIINMCSTRAFQSEPDTFPYTASKGGLLALTHSMAVSLGPDIRVNAISPGWIDVSALRKKAKAKPDDLRPEDHDQHPAGRVGQADDIARMILFLIAPENNFITGQNFIVDGGITRKMIYV
- a CDS encoding RagB/SusD family nutrient uptake outer membrane protein; protein product: MTSIRMKTATRWLFFASLFLVGSACSDFLAESDKSNFTTDNYFTKPEHATSAINSIYDNLKTTTGGGFGGAPWMMLEFATGLANTELGQAVNSLYVRNLTNTSDNEYSRVYWVSCYKGIANANLAIARIPGIAMDEVAKKKALGEARFLRAYYYYTLVRLFGKVPLILEPIDLNSPTLYPGQSDEESIYKQIVDDLSVAESSGLPFLDASGRVSSGAAKSLLASVYLTMAGYPLQKGADYHKKAADKASEVISSNQYSLFTTYDDLHNPAKKNLGENIFMVQFTANIQPSGWQTSIIPYNQGISAYSDETGAIFAQKEFVESYEKGDMRAQEKQFYYRSYTLSNDRTKTIDLGGYYIYKHFDTQAHLTTTSSDLNWPLYRFAEVLLIYAEAANEVSGPTTEAYEAVNKIRRRAKLPDLGGLTKEQLRESIWRERWYELSFENKTWFDMARLRKAFNESTRTFDDFVGHKFSYGPVLQERELLFPIPTAEIRNNTKLQQNKGY